The proteins below come from a single Anaerobacillus alkaliphilus genomic window:
- the gatC gene encoding Asp-tRNA(Asn)/Glu-tRNA(Gln) amidotransferase subunit GatC, which produces MARITKDQVKHVAHLARLSVSEEEVELFTEHLDAIIGFAEQLNELDTEGVEPTTHVLDVKNVLREDEVRKSLSREDVLKNAPDHQDGQVKVPSILE; this is translated from the coding sequence ATGGCTCGAATTACAAAAGATCAAGTAAAGCACGTCGCGCACTTAGCTCGCTTGTCCGTTTCAGAAGAGGAAGTTGAACTTTTCACGGAACACCTAGATGCGATCATTGGATTTGCTGAACAATTAAATGAATTAGATACAGAAGGAGTCGAACCGACTACGCATGTTTTAGATGTCAAAAATGTTCTTCGCGAGGATGAGGTAAGAAAATCGTTATCAAGAGAAGATGTCTTAAAGAATGCACCGGATCATCAAGATGGACAAGTGAAAGTACCATCAATATTAGAGTAG
- a CDS encoding flavin reductase family protein gives MEQAFSTNMIDPSQNTSQENYKLLIGSIIPRPIAFVTTQSQSGVINGAPFSYFNIVSSNPPLISISIQRGGDRQKDTARNILAKKEFVVHIVDEDNVEKVNMTAASLPPDESEIELSGLTPISSTKISVPGVKEAKIRMECVLEQSLELGGNCDFIIGRVVQFYFSDEIYQDGKINPHSLRAVSRLAGNDYAKIGEIFTLERPK, from the coding sequence ATGGAGCAAGCATTTTCAACGAACATGATTGACCCTTCGCAAAATACTAGTCAGGAAAATTATAAGCTCTTAATTGGTAGCATTATCCCGAGACCAATCGCTTTTGTCACGACACAGTCGCAAAGTGGGGTAATAAATGGAGCGCCCTTTAGTTACTTTAACATCGTCTCGTCGAACCCACCGCTTATCTCGATATCAATTCAGCGAGGAGGAGATAGGCAAAAGGATACAGCAAGGAATATCCTTGCAAAAAAAGAATTTGTCGTTCATATTGTTGATGAAGACAATGTTGAAAAGGTAAATATGACTGCAGCAAGTCTTCCACCAGATGAAAGTGAAATTGAACTTTCAGGGTTAACCCCAATTTCTAGTACGAAGATTTCCGTCCCTGGAGTGAAAGAAGCAAAAATTCGTATGGAATGTGTGTTAGAGCAGTCATTAGAGCTAGGTGGTAACTGTGACTTTATTATAGGTAGAGTCGTTCAGTTTTATTTTAGTGATGAAATATATCAAGATGGGAAAATAAATCCTCACAGCCTGCGAGCAGTTAGTCGCCTCGCAGGTAATGATTACGCAAAAATAGGTGAAATTTTCACTCTTGAGAGACCTAAATAG
- the gatB gene encoding Asp-tRNA(Asn)/Glu-tRNA(Gln) amidotransferase subunit GatB, whose protein sequence is MSFETVIGLEVHVELKTNSKIFCGCSTEFGAPPNTHTCPICLGHPGVLPVLNKQAVEFGMKASMALNCEIASITKFDRKNYFYPDSPKAYQISQFDKPIGEHGWIDIEVNGETKRIGITRIHLEEDAGKLTHSEYGDYSLVDFNRVGTPLIEIVSEPDIRTPEEAYAYLEKLKAILQYTEVSDCRMEEGSLRCDANISIRPVGQVEFGTKTEIKNLNSFAHVRSGLAHEEVRQAEVITAGGEIQQETRRWDDNKKETVLMRVKEGSEDYRYFPDPDLVDYHIDEEWKERVRATIPELPDARQARYTSELGLSSYDAGVLTQSKAMADFFETGLTYGAPAKQLANWLMGEVNAYLKTADKEIVDIPLTPEALAKMIGLIEKGTISSKIAKDVFKELVEKGGDPEAIVKDKGLVQISDEGEIRTMISGILDQNQPSIDDFKAGKDKAIGFLVGQVMKASKGKANPQLVNKILLEEIKKR, encoded by the coding sequence ATGAGTTTTGAAACAGTTATTGGATTAGAGGTTCACGTTGAACTGAAAACGAATTCGAAAATCTTCTGTGGTTGTTCCACGGAGTTTGGTGCGCCGCCTAATACTCACACATGCCCAATTTGTTTAGGTCATCCAGGTGTTTTACCTGTACTAAACAAACAAGCAGTTGAGTTTGGGATGAAAGCTTCAATGGCTCTAAATTGTGAAATTGCATCAATCACAAAATTCGATCGGAAAAATTATTTTTACCCAGATAGTCCAAAAGCTTACCAAATTTCGCAGTTTGATAAGCCGATTGGTGAGCACGGCTGGATTGATATTGAAGTAAATGGTGAGACGAAGCGTATTGGAATTACTCGCATTCACTTAGAGGAAGATGCTGGGAAACTTACGCACTCAGAGTATGGTGATTATTCTTTAGTAGACTTTAACCGCGTGGGCACGCCGTTAATCGAAATCGTATCAGAGCCAGATATTCGTACTCCTGAAGAAGCTTATGCGTATTTAGAAAAATTAAAAGCGATTCTTCAATACACGGAAGTTTCTGATTGCCGTATGGAAGAAGGCTCGCTACGTTGTGATGCGAATATCTCGATCCGCCCAGTTGGACAAGTGGAGTTTGGAACAAAAACAGAAATTAAAAACTTAAACTCATTTGCTCATGTACGAAGTGGTTTAGCTCACGAAGAAGTAAGACAAGCAGAAGTAATTACTGCTGGTGGCGAAATCCAACAGGAAACACGCCGTTGGGATGATAATAAGAAAGAAACCGTCCTTATGCGTGTGAAGGAAGGTTCTGAAGATTATCGTTACTTCCCAGACCCAGATTTAGTTGATTATCATATTGATGAAGAGTGGAAAGAGAGAGTGCGCGCAACGATTCCTGAATTGCCAGATGCTCGTCAGGCTCGCTATACGAGTGAATTAGGATTGTCGAGCTATGATGCTGGTGTATTAACACAGTCTAAGGCGATGGCTGACTTTTTTGAGACTGGTTTAACGTATGGCGCTCCGGCTAAACAACTAGCTAACTGGTTGATGGGCGAAGTCAATGCGTACCTGAAAACTGCCGATAAAGAAATTGTTGATATTCCATTAACTCCTGAAGCTCTAGCAAAAATGATTGGCTTGATCGAAAAAGGTACAATCTCATCCAAAATTGCCAAAGATGTCTTTAAGGAGTTAGTCGAAAAAGGCGGCGATCCTGAAGCCATTGTTAAGGATAAAGGTCTTGTTCAAATTTCTGATGAAGGTGAAATTCGTACGATGATCAGCGGGATCCTTGATCAAAATCAACCGTCTATTGATGACTTTAAAGCAGGGAAAGATAAGGCAATTGGCTTCTTAGTCGGTCAAGTGATGAAAGCATCAAAAGGAAAAGCAAATCCACAGTTAGTAAATAAGATTTTACTTGAAGAGATTAAGAAACGATAA
- a CDS encoding FixH family protein, with protein MKIFLTLFFLTFATFFVTACSGELNKKIALSELVDVEIIIGEDVKLDEETVLNVKVTQGDEAVLDADQVEFEIWKTDRPEDRVFLEAIHVKDGIYSVTVLFKEEGVYIVQPHVTARGSHVMPKKEVIVGNVFEQGNHYNDDSKSEKHDH; from the coding sequence ATGAAAATATTCTTAACCTTATTCTTTCTCACTTTTGCAACTTTTTTTGTTACCGCTTGTTCAGGTGAATTGAACAAGAAAATAGCTCTTTCTGAGTTAGTAGACGTAGAGATAATTATAGGAGAAGACGTGAAACTGGACGAAGAAACGGTTTTAAATGTGAAGGTAACTCAAGGAGATGAGGCGGTTTTAGATGCAGATCAGGTTGAATTTGAAATATGGAAAACGGACCGGCCGGAAGATAGGGTATTTTTGGAAGCAATTCATGTTAAAGACGGGATCTATAGTGTGACAGTGCTATTTAAAGAGGAAGGCGTGTACATCGTTCAGCCACACGTAACCGCTCGAGGCTCACACGTTATGCCTAAGAAAGAGGTTATCGTTGGAAATGTATTTGAACAAGGGAATCATTATAACGACGACAGCAAAAGTGAAAAACATGACCATTAA
- a CDS encoding multicopper oxidase domain-containing protein, with translation MLRQYHIVAIPIRIVVNNFGEHNPNGRIYVLKENEQEVKEQVRKNPFTPVELVQPLTIRANQGDEVEILFENQLPFATGIHFQEADYDVLTSDGAHVGYNPDTTISCGEVIRYKIYANNEGSYFFTDLGNVSSTEKGSSTQGLFGALLVQKRGSWWTDPVTGEELNSGVYADIHHPFQPSFREYAWFFSDEMEVKDLTGNSPLNPMTGQESESFHGVNLRYEPLHNRLKLIEEGVVAPEAEGEEVHHDSWTFGDPATPILRGYVGDPAVIRVIHGGIKETHVFHYHTHQWFRDPKSTLADVIDSQSISPQSHYDVSPLYGLGSLNGAIGDTIVHCHLYPHFEVGMWGMNRIFDTLQDGSQCYPNGVPIAPLQPLPDRPCPPRPTKEKPGFPNFIPGKVGCKAPRPPLGIVGGREMTELERNAAVPNARPGSVFVDSCLGNPVVVEYNISVIELPIVYNKQGWHDPKGRFYVLDEDIEDFLAGRKEPEPLTLHVPAGSCIRVNFTNRLPHILDGDAFQLVTRTYEVGLHIHYVKFDVLVSDGANVGWNYDSSVLPGETIRYEWYADSELKAFFFHDHLFPTSQENHGVFGAGVIQPRFSKFFNSCTGDEIDYGTQVTVRHPIIPDYRDQTLFVQDFVLLFDKDQCPIQAPEYPGSLDDPGVFGVNFKNEPLQFRLGKDCDPAYSFSSYVNGDPVTPILKAYEGDPIRIRLLQGSHEESHSFNLHGLKWKDERADLDSALKSQQHIGISESFTFEMEVPLSGDYLWAFETEEDVWNGTWGLIRAYDQLVEDLIVLTDRPCPPPRTEPLPEVTGKPPQLANPQATLPPEAAVDAPIRRYSVVAFQTPIIYNSYGDHDPYGIIFALEEDVDDILSGKKNPEPLVLRGNSGDLVEVTLRSELKLELFPFQDGIHPYPPVKEQAFYPPSLRISLHPSLLDYDVRTSSGDTVGFNPDQTVGPGEVITYRWYVNGHHGTCALWDMADLRNHRSFGTFGAFISEPRFTTYLDTETHLPVKAGANVILRNPFLPDTREFTLIMHDGVRLEDKDGRLILDPIDGILLGDESEIEVEVDTYDNGSRGFNYRSERLINRYREHPVLSDLFSSRVFGDPATPLFEAYPGDPVVVRLTNPSERRRAHTFHMHGHYWKSDAKEIDSRVRSFVGFLIAGATDDLPLIGGAGGIFNFPGDYMYRSGNIRWDIEQGMWGIFRVHQELQPHLKKLQN, from the coding sequence ATGTTACGACAATATCATATTGTTGCTATTCCTATAAGAATTGTTGTTAATAATTTCGGTGAACACAATCCGAACGGTCGTATTTATGTGTTGAAGGAAAATGAGCAAGAAGTGAAAGAACAAGTTCGCAAAAATCCTTTTACACCAGTAGAGTTAGTTCAGCCATTAACGATACGGGCGAACCAAGGAGATGAAGTGGAAATATTGTTTGAAAACCAATTACCTTTTGCGACAGGCATTCATTTCCAAGAAGCAGACTATGACGTATTAACATCGGACGGTGCTCACGTCGGGTATAATCCCGATACTACAATTTCTTGTGGAGAGGTAATTCGTTATAAAATTTATGCGAATAATGAAGGAAGTTATTTTTTCACAGATTTAGGGAACGTTTCTAGTACTGAAAAAGGATCGAGCACTCAAGGATTGTTCGGAGCCTTGCTTGTTCAAAAAAGAGGCTCTTGGTGGACGGATCCTGTCACTGGTGAAGAGTTAAATAGCGGAGTGTATGCGGATATCCACCATCCTTTTCAACCGTCTTTTCGTGAATATGCTTGGTTCTTTAGTGATGAAATGGAAGTAAAAGATTTAACAGGAAACAGTCCGCTTAATCCAATGACAGGTCAAGAATCAGAGTCGTTCCACGGAGTCAACCTACGCTACGAACCGCTTCATAATCGGTTAAAACTGATTGAAGAAGGCGTCGTGGCCCCAGAGGCAGAAGGAGAAGAAGTTCACCATGATTCGTGGACCTTTGGTGACCCAGCAACGCCAATATTAAGAGGCTATGTAGGTGATCCAGCAGTTATAAGGGTCATTCATGGCGGTATAAAAGAGACGCACGTTTTTCATTATCATACGCATCAATGGTTTAGAGATCCGAAAAGTACGCTTGCAGATGTTATAGATTCACAATCGATTAGTCCACAAAGTCATTACGATGTTAGTCCTTTATATGGATTAGGGAGCTTAAATGGGGCAATTGGTGATACCATTGTTCACTGTCATTTGTATCCTCATTTTGAAGTAGGGATGTGGGGAATGAACAGAATATTCGACACCCTTCAAGACGGGAGTCAGTGCTATCCAAATGGCGTTCCAATTGCACCTTTACAACCTTTACCAGACCGTCCGTGTCCTCCTCGACCGACAAAAGAAAAACCTGGTTTTCCAAATTTCATACCTGGAAAAGTAGGGTGTAAAGCCCCACGACCACCATTAGGTATTGTCGGTGGCAGAGAGATGACCGAGTTAGAAAGAAATGCAGCGGTACCCAATGCAAGACCAGGCTCCGTTTTTGTTGACTCTTGTTTAGGAAACCCAGTAGTCGTGGAGTATAATATCTCAGTCATTGAATTACCGATTGTCTACAATAAACAAGGGTGGCATGATCCGAAAGGGCGGTTTTACGTACTTGATGAAGATATAGAAGATTTTTTGGCTGGTAGAAAAGAGCCAGAACCGCTGACATTACATGTACCAGCTGGTTCTTGTATTCGAGTTAATTTTACAAATCGACTGCCTCATATTTTAGACGGAGACGCCTTTCAACTTGTGACGCGAACGTACGAAGTGGGTTTGCATATTCATTATGTTAAATTCGATGTCTTAGTTTCTGATGGAGCAAATGTAGGGTGGAATTACGATAGCTCTGTCTTGCCAGGAGAAACAATTCGGTATGAATGGTACGCTGATTCTGAATTGAAAGCTTTCTTTTTCCACGATCATTTATTTCCAACAAGTCAAGAAAACCATGGAGTGTTTGGGGCAGGGGTCATCCAGCCTAGATTTTCGAAGTTTTTCAATTCTTGTACAGGGGATGAGATCGATTATGGAACGCAAGTAACCGTCCGCCATCCGATCATTCCAGATTATCGGGATCAAACATTGTTTGTACAAGATTTTGTTCTTTTGTTTGATAAAGATCAATGCCCGATACAAGCTCCGGAATACCCTGGATCATTGGATGATCCCGGCGTGTTTGGAGTCAATTTTAAAAATGAGCCTTTACAATTTCGTTTAGGGAAAGACTGTGATCCTGCATATTCATTTAGTTCTTACGTGAACGGTGATCCCGTTACACCGATTTTAAAGGCCTACGAAGGCGATCCTATTCGTATTCGATTATTACAAGGGTCTCATGAAGAGTCGCACAGTTTTAATCTTCACGGGTTGAAGTGGAAAGATGAACGTGCGGACTTAGACTCAGCTTTAAAGTCGCAGCAGCATATAGGTATTTCCGAATCGTTTACATTTGAAATGGAAGTACCTTTATCAGGAGACTATTTATGGGCATTTGAGACAGAAGAAGATGTTTGGAATGGAACGTGGGGACTTATTCGAGCGTATGACCAACTCGTCGAGGATTTGATCGTTCTTACAGATCGTCCGTGTCCGCCACCACGAACAGAGCCCCTTCCCGAAGTGACAGGAAAACCGCCTCAGTTGGCGAATCCACAAGCTACGCTGCCACCAGAGGCCGCTGTCGATGCGCCAATCCGAAGATATAGTGTCGTCGCCTTTCAAACGCCTATTATATACAATTCTTACGGTGACCATGATCCGTACGGCATTATATTTGCCCTTGAAGAAGATGTTGATGATATTCTTTCAGGTAAAAAAAATCCAGAACCACTCGTGTTACGAGGGAACTCAGGCGATTTAGTGGAAGTGACGTTAAGAAGTGAGTTGAAGTTGGAATTATTCCCATTTCAAGATGGAATTCACCCTTATCCACCTGTGAAAGAGCAAGCTTTTTATCCACCATCGCTTCGAATTTCATTGCATCCGAGTTTATTAGACTATGATGTGAGAACATCGAGTGGAGATACGGTCGGATTTAATCCAGATCAAACGGTAGGACCTGGTGAAGTCATCACGTATAGATGGTACGTCAACGGTCATCACGGAACATGTGCTTTATGGGATATGGCAGATTTACGAAATCACCGGTCTTTTGGAACGTTTGGTGCTTTTATTTCAGAACCACGTTTTACAACGTATTTAGATACAGAAACCCACCTCCCTGTTAAAGCGGGGGCCAATGTGATTTTAAGAAATCCGTTTCTTCCTGATACACGGGAATTTACGTTAATTATGCATGATGGGGTTCGGTTAGAAGATAAAGATGGAAGATTAATATTAGATCCAATTGACGGCATCCTTTTAGGAGATGAATCAGAAATCGAAGTAGAAGTTGACACGTATGACAATGGTTCTAGAGGATTCAATTATCGTTCCGAAAGATTAATCAATCGTTATCGAGAGCATCCCGTTTTAAGTGATCTATTTAGCTCCCGTGTATTTGGGGACCCGGCAACACCATTATTTGAAGCGTATCCAGGCGACCCAGTAGTCGTTCGTCTAACGAATCCATCTGAACGGAGAAGAGCACACACTTTTCATATGCACGGACATTATTGGAAATCAGATGCAAAAGAAATTGACTCTCGCGTTCGGTCATTTGTTGGGTTTTTAATTGCAGGTGCAACAGACGACTTACCGTTAATAGGGGGAGCAGGGGGGATCTTCAACTTTCCAGGAGATTATATGTACCGATCGGGTAATATCCGCTGGGATATTGAACAAGGGATGTGGGGGATTTTTAGAGTTCACCAAGAGTTACAACCACATTTAAAAAAATTACAAAACTAA
- a CDS encoding SCO family protein: MYHFQKKDTLPVLDQVEPFILEDRYGNLYTSNNEKVKLLAFFYTRCPDICPMTMMDFRELQAKLKLQGVFGKDVELIAITLDPEHDDLQAITIYAEAFEADPEGWKFLRGTLSETEKVANAYHMKFKKVSGDFIAHNTTMFLIDKDNRIRGLYDMANAKKRIDQDGIMDALITLVNE, from the coding sequence GTGTATCATTTTCAGAAAAAGGATACACTGCCTGTTTTAGATCAAGTAGAGCCTTTTATATTAGAAGACCGTTATGGTAATCTGTACACTTCTAATAATGAGAAGGTTAAATTATTAGCGTTTTTTTACACGCGTTGCCCAGACATTTGTCCGATGACGATGATGGATTTTAGAGAATTACAAGCAAAACTGAAATTACAAGGGGTATTCGGTAAAGATGTCGAGCTAATAGCGATTACGCTAGACCCCGAGCATGATGATTTACAAGCAATCACTATTTACGCCGAAGCTTTTGAAGCAGATCCTGAGGGATGGAAATTTCTAAGAGGAACTTTATCTGAGACGGAGAAAGTCGCTAATGCCTATCATATGAAATTTAAAAAAGTAAGTGGTGATTTTATTGCTCATAATACGACGATGTTTCTGATCGATAAGGATAATCGAATACGTGGTCTTTATGATATGGCCAATGCAAAGAAACGGATTGATCAAGACGGAATTATGGATGCGCTAATAACATTAGTGAATGAATAA
- a CDS encoding alpha/beta hydrolase — translation MKHIFQKGTNPSKPTLLLLHGTGGNENDLLPLADLIDKEASVLSVRGNVSENGMPRFFRRLAEGVFDMEDLIFRTKELHEFLNEAAVKYEFDRNNIVAVGYSNGANIAGSLLFHYGNSLKAASLHHPMVPRRDIELPDLTGTSVFIAAGTNDPICTSEESIELQSLLEKAKATVDIHWENRGHQLTRDEVDAAAKWYQSLL, via the coding sequence ATGAAACATATCTTTCAAAAAGGAACAAATCCCTCAAAACCAACATTATTGTTATTACACGGTACAGGAGGAAATGAAAACGACTTATTACCGTTGGCAGACTTAATTGATAAGGAAGCATCTGTGTTAAGTGTGCGCGGGAATGTATCAGAGAATGGGATGCCGCGCTTTTTCCGTCGTTTAGCAGAAGGGGTATTTGATATGGAGGATTTAATCTTCCGTACGAAGGAACTTCATGAATTCTTAAATGAGGCAGCTGTAAAATATGAATTTGACCGCAATAATATCGTAGCTGTCGGCTATTCAAATGGAGCAAACATTGCGGGAAGCTTGTTATTTCATTACGGAAACTCATTAAAAGCTGCTAGCCTACATCACCCAATGGTGCCACGTCGAGATATTGAATTACCTGATTTAACGGGTACATCTGTCTTTATTGCGGCAGGTACAAATGATCCGATTTGTACATCTGAAGAGTCTATCGAACTTCAATCATTATTAGAAAAAGCGAAAGCTACGGTAGACATTCATTGGGAAAACCGCGGACATCAATTGACGAGAGATGAAGTAGATGCTGCTGCTAAGTGGTATCAGTCATTATTATAA
- the gatA gene encoding Asp-tRNA(Asn)/Glu-tRNA(Gln) amidotransferase subunit GatA — translation MSLLEQSVSAIHKQLREKEITVSELVDASYKRIADVDDKVKAFLTLDEENARNYAKQLDEALVGRTEKGLLYGLPIGIKDNIVTKGLRTTCASKLLGDFEPVHDATVMGKIRSSEAVMIGKLNMDEFAMGSSTENSGFFRTRNPWNLDHVPGGSSGGSAASVAAGEVLFSLGSDTGGSVRQPASYCGVVGLKPTYGRVSRFGLVAFASSLDQIGPVTRTVEDNAYVMQVIAGYDKMDSTSANVDVPDYLASLTGDVQGLKIAVPKEYLAEGVHEDVKSKVLEALKVLEGLGATWEEVSLPHSKYAVATYYLLSSSEASANLARFDGVRYGVRSDNGANLIEMYKESRSQGFGNEVKRRIMLGTFALSSGYYDAYYKKAQQVRTLIKKDFDDVLAKYDVIIGPTAPTTAFKIGEKTKDPLTMYANDILTIPINLAGVPAISVPCGLSNGLPVGLQIIGKHFDESTVFRVAHAFEQATDHHQAKPQL, via the coding sequence GTGTCACTATTAGAACAGAGTGTTTCAGCTATACATAAACAGCTTCGTGAAAAAGAAATAACAGTATCTGAACTTGTCGATGCATCTTACAAGCGTATTGCCGATGTTGATGACAAAGTAAAGGCATTTCTAACTTTAGATGAGGAGAATGCACGTAATTACGCCAAACAATTAGATGAAGCATTGGTTGGTAGAACGGAAAAAGGCCTGCTTTATGGTCTGCCAATTGGAATTAAGGATAATATCGTGACCAAAGGGTTACGCACGACTTGTGCAAGTAAATTGTTAGGCGATTTTGAACCAGTACATGATGCAACAGTCATGGGCAAAATTCGTTCTTCAGAAGCAGTCATGATCGGAAAATTAAATATGGACGAGTTTGCAATGGGTTCATCAACGGAAAACTCAGGTTTCTTCCGTACTCGTAATCCTTGGAATTTAGATCATGTTCCTGGTGGATCGAGTGGTGGTTCCGCGGCTTCGGTTGCAGCAGGTGAAGTTTTATTTTCTTTAGGTTCAGATACAGGTGGATCAGTTCGCCAGCCGGCCTCTTATTGTGGGGTTGTTGGACTAAAGCCAACCTATGGACGAGTGTCCCGTTTTGGACTTGTGGCGTTTGCGTCATCTCTTGATCAAATTGGACCTGTTACTAGAACAGTTGAAGATAATGCGTATGTAATGCAAGTGATCGCGGGCTACGACAAGATGGACTCTACAAGTGCCAATGTCGATGTGCCTGATTATTTAGCGAGCCTAACAGGTGATGTTCAAGGCTTGAAAATTGCCGTTCCGAAAGAATACCTTGCTGAAGGTGTTCATGAGGATGTGAAAAGTAAAGTATTAGAAGCCTTAAAAGTATTAGAAGGTCTAGGGGCAACGTGGGAAGAAGTGTCACTTCCACATTCAAAATATGCAGTTGCAACGTATTACTTGCTATCATCTTCAGAAGCATCAGCGAACCTTGCTCGTTTTGACGGAGTTCGCTACGGTGTGCGTTCTGATAACGGAGCAAACCTAATTGAAATGTATAAAGAAAGTCGTAGTCAAGGCTTTGGTAACGAAGTGAAACGTCGAATTATGCTTGGGACGTTTGCGTTAAGCTCAGGTTACTATGATGCTTACTATAAAAAAGCGCAGCAAGTCCGTACATTAATTAAAAAGGATTTTGATGATGTTTTAGCAAAATATGATGTCATCATCGGTCCAACTGCTCCAACGACAGCATTCAAAATCGGTGAGAAAACAAAAGATCCGCTAACGATGTATGCGAATGATATTTTAACGATTCCAATAAACCTAGCAGGAGTACCAGCCATATCCGTTCCTTGTGGACTATCAAATGGTTTACCTGTTGGTTTACAGATTATCGGAAAACATTTTGACGAGTCGACGGTGTTCCGTGTTGCTCATGCATTTGAGCAAGCGACAGACCATCATCAGGCGAAACCACAATTATAA
- a CDS encoding FUSC family protein has product MVGRRIIKTGISVFITALICILLKLPPEFAVIAAIVTIEPTASDSIRKGLVRFPASAIGAGFAVLFVFLFGPSATSFTLAAIFTILLCQKLKLYDGILVATLTAVAMVPDIQDHHHVLTFLSRLGTTFIGITVSSLVNFFILPPKFSPIIKEKLVPNLQLAGKVLVDTIETIINMKQTKADAPSEDYLKLRQSTEKISELVSFQEKEWKYHRIKLSEYRNFNKLRKTNLISQKIVLHLGNLQYVKEPGSFTTAEKELVMEAVFSIKAILASPTFDIDNRHYELANELDQLLKEEANLKQASNQYFHHFTPKRIVYFQLLSIHDCLEELQST; this is encoded by the coding sequence TTGGTAGGTAGAAGGATTATTAAAACAGGAATTTCGGTATTTATTACGGCGCTTATTTGTATCTTGCTAAAGCTCCCTCCAGAGTTTGCCGTAATTGCAGCGATTGTGACGATTGAACCGACGGCCTCAGATTCGATTAGAAAAGGGTTAGTCCGTTTTCCTGCATCAGCAATTGGCGCAGGATTCGCAGTGTTATTTGTCTTTTTATTTGGACCGTCAGCAACTTCATTTACTTTGGCGGCCATCTTTACCATTCTACTTTGTCAAAAATTAAAACTTTACGACGGAATATTAGTTGCTACTTTGACAGCTGTGGCTATGGTACCCGACATTCAAGATCACCACCATGTATTGACCTTTCTATCAAGGTTAGGAACTACTTTCATTGGAATTACAGTTTCTTCATTAGTGAACTTTTTTATTTTACCACCTAAATTTTCACCTATCATTAAAGAAAAGTTAGTACCTAATCTACAATTAGCCGGCAAGGTTTTAGTTGATACAATTGAGACTATAATTAATATGAAACAAACCAAGGCGGATGCCCCATCAGAAGATTATCTGAAACTGAGACAGTCGACAGAGAAAATTAGTGAACTAGTTTCGTTTCAAGAGAAAGAATGGAAGTATCATAGGATTAAGCTTAGTGAATATCGTAATTTCAATAAGTTGAGGAAAACAAATTTAATTAGCCAAAAAATCGTTCTGCATCTTGGTAACCTACAGTATGTAAAAGAGCCAGGCAGTTTTACTACTGCTGAAAAAGAGTTAGTCATGGAAGCCGTTTTTTCAATAAAGGCTATCTTAGCTAGTCCTACTTTTGATATCGATAATCGTCACTATGAGCTAGCAAATGAATTAGATCAACTATTAAAAGAGGAAGCGAATTTAAAACAAGCTTCAAATCAGTATTTTCACCATTTCACCCCTAAACGAATTGTTTATTTTCAGCTTCTCTCTATTCATGATTGTCTAGAAGAGTTACAGAGCACTTAG
- a CDS encoding DoxX family protein has translation MRNDIGALLLRITLGVVFLSHGLAKFQGGIENVVGWFQSIGLPGFMAYGVAGIEVIGGAALIVGLGTRVFSLLFSLILLGAIVKVKFAAGFLDGYAYDVILLAIGIHLSLNGSKFFSLDQSLFSNTKEHTYRG, from the coding sequence ATGAGAAACGATATTGGTGCTTTATTATTAAGAATTACATTAGGAGTAGTCTTTCTAAGCCATGGCTTAGCTAAGTTTCAGGGAGGCATTGAAAATGTCGTAGGCTGGTTTCAATCAATAGGATTGCCAGGATTTATGGCCTATGGGGTAGCTGGGATAGAAGTGATTGGTGGGGCCGCACTCATCGTCGGTTTAGGTACGAGGGTATTTTCATTGCTTTTTTCACTAATCCTTTTAGGCGCAATTGTTAAAGTGAAGTTTGCTGCAGGGTTTTTAGATGGTTATGCATACGATGTCATTTTACTAGCCATTGGCATTCATCTTTCATTAAACGGTAGTAAGTTCTTTTCTTTAGACCAGTCGTTGTTTTCAAATACTAAAGAACATACATATAGAGGCTGA